One genomic window of Denticeps clupeoides chromosome 14, fDenClu1.1, whole genome shotgun sequence includes the following:
- the themis gene encoding protein THEMIS isoform X2, giving the protein MAMTLNEFTRSMDPRSLPRVLQIQSGIYVQGSVYELHGRECCLSNGELIKVIDISITRFIAKGANDLRVDLALDYPGLFKIVADKQPYFSVREIADSVHVSSHRLGQPVFYTSTELKSAEGTIKAGENFRITGLEAEKEPGHLHCELTKKEARHGFTLSLALEGQFYECEDNQFYTLKELAECKIFKGRERTVTRAKSLPKREDVLHDPLENYSGELSLTPVHEIQAVMKYRKEVVLIPPNLDVEVVDVTEHHDAASFVQPLTLRDVFAKPAELFPVVADVIEMPFHVHEELDLLCRSKKIVIHRAYEAKRMLASEMCRDAQRHFLIPMSYNGRFKRRPREFPTAYDLKMARSNSEQLHVVATRAFESHYDNLCSVVIGDQYLIKKSKSTNEHKGGDDHVSESLACMKIEGKNYESVLIPMFIEGGFVEVLHDKKQYTITDVCQTFPLPFNVKVSVRDLTLKEDVLAGASGLQIEEEITDPCLLISTPDLSKCCEVPVNRTHMTVQLLQNWQNPGICSEASGHSLVEEIGEDIYYTLRRYAQATLRPPPRPPKKPREPPKSSAKPKPPRHKKPNSSTCPESPHVTSPKEPSLVLSTTQQNKNSPASGNERSVSPFSLPNPEQQKVDSKEDYPKAVAEDEDNVDDDIHEYEYIDEDELNLIREKFL; this is encoded by the exons ATGGCGATGACCCTGAATGAGTTCACGCGCTCCATGGACCCGAGATCACTGCCGAGGGTTCTACAGATCCAGTCGGGCATCTACGTCCAAG GTTCTGTGTACGAGTTGCATGGGCGAGAGTGTTGCCTCTCCAATGGAGAACTAATCAAGGTCATTGACATCAGCATAACAAGGTTCATCGCCAAGGGAGCCAATGACCTTAGGGTTGACCTTGCTTTGGACTATCCAG GTCTTTTCAAGATAGTGGCCGACAAGCAGCCATATTTCAGCGTTCGGGAAATTGCAGATTCGGTGCACGTTAGCTCTCATAGGCTGGGCCAGCCTGTCTTCTACACCTCTACTGAGCTGAAGTCTGCAGAGGGAACCATTAAAGCGGGAGAGAACTTCAGGATCACTGGCCTTGAGGCCGAGAAGGAGCCGGGACATCTGCACTGCGAGCTCACCAAGAAGGAGGCCAGACATGGCTTCACCCTCAGCCTCGCCCTGGAGGGGCAGTTTTACGAATGCGAAGACAACCAGTTCTACACTCTGAAGGAGCTGGCCGAGTGCAAGATCTTCAAAGGGAGGGAGAGGACGGTCACTCGGGCCAAGTCCTTGCCAAAACGTGAAGATGTCCTGCATGATCCACTGGAGAACTACTCCGGGGAGTTGAGTCTCACACCTGTGCACGAGATCCAGGCGGTGATGAAGT ATCGAAAGGAAGTGGTGCTCATTCCTCCGAACCTGGACGTGGAGGTGGTAGATGTCACGGAGCACCATGATGCTGCAAGTTTTGTGCAGCCCCTGACCCTGCGCGATGTTTTCGCGAAGCCTGCAGAGCTGTTTCCTGTGGTGGCCGATGTGATAGAGATGCCTTTCCACGTCCACGAGGAGCTGGACCTCCTCTGTCGCTCCAAGAAGATCGTCATCCATCGCGCCTATGAGGCCAAACGGATGCTGGCTTCGGAAATGTGCCGCGACGCTCAAAGACACTTCCTCATACCCATGTCCTACAATGGAAGGTTCAAACGGCGTCCGAGGGAGTTTCCTACTGCCTACGACCTCAAAATGGCCAGGAGCAACAGTGAGCAGCTCCATGTTGTGGCCACCAGGGCTTTCGAGTCACATTACGACAACCTGTGTTCTGTGGTCATTGGGGATCAGTACCTCAtaaagaagagcaagagcacaaATGAGCACAAGGGTGGTGATGACCACGTTTCAGAATCTTTAGCTTGCATGAAGATTGAAGGGAAGAACTACGAGTCGGTTCTGATCCCCATGTTTATAGAGGGGGGGTTCGTGGAGGTGCTGCATGACAAGAAGCAGTACACAATCACTGATGTCTGCCAGACGTTCCCTCTTCCCTTCAACGTCAAAGTCTCGGTACGAGACCTCACCTTGAAAGAGGACGTCTTGGCCGGAGCTTCAGGCCTACAGATAGAGGAGGAGATCACCGACCCCTGCTTGCTCATTTCCACCCCTGACCTGTCAAAATGTTGTGAGGTTCCAGTGAACCGGACCCACATGACTGTGCAGCTCCTTCAGAACTGGCAGAACCCTGGCATCTGCTCAGAGGCCAGCGGGCATTCGTTGGTGGAGGAGATCGGTGAGGACATTTACTACACCCTCCGGAGGTATGCTCAAGCCACCCTGCGCCCCCCACCCCGACCTCCCAAAAAGCCCAGAGAGCCTCCAAAATCCTCGGCAAAGCCAAAACCTCCTAGGCACAAAAAGCCCAACTCTAGCACCTGCCCAGAG AGTCCCCATGTCACCAGTCCTAAAGAGCCGTCACTTGTCCTCAGCACGACACAGCAGAACAAAAACAGTCCAGCATCAGGAAATGAGAGGTCTGTAAGTCCCTTCAGCCTGCCTAACCCTGAGCAGCAAAAAG TGGACAGTAAGGAAGACTATCCGAAGGCTGTAGCGGAGGATGAGGACAACGTGGATGATGACATCCATGAGTATGAATACATCGATGAAGACGAGCTCAACCTCATCCGGGAGAAATTCCTGTGA
- the themis gene encoding protein THEMIS isoform X1 gives MAMTLNEFTRSMDPRSLPRVLQIQSGIYVQGSVYELHGRECCLSNGELIKVIDISITRFIAKGANDLRVDLALDYPGLFKIVADKQPYFSVREIADSVHVSSHRLGQPVFYTSTELKSAEGTIKAGENFRITGLEAEKEPGHLHCELTKKEARHGFTLSLALEGQFYECEDNQFYTLKELAECKIFKGRERTVTRAKSLPKREDVLHDPLENYSGELSLTPVHEIQAVMKYRKEVVLIPPNLDVEVVDVTEHHDAASFVQPLTLRDVFAKPAELFPVVADVIEMPFHVHEELDLLCRSKKIVIHRAYEAKRMLASEMCRDAQRHFLIPMSYNGRFKRRPREFPTAYDLKMARSNSEQLHVVATRAFESHYDNLCSVVIGDQYLIKKSKSTNEHKGGDDHVSESLACMKIEGKNYESVLIPMFIEGGFVEVLHDKKQYTITDVCQTFPLPFNVKVSVRDLTLKEDVLAGASGLQIEEEITDPCLLISTPDLSKCCEVPVNRTHMTVQLLQNWQNPGICSEASGHSLVEEIGEDIYYTLRRYAQATLRPPPRPPKKPREPPKSSAKPKPPRHKKPNSSTCPEQSPHVTSPKEPSLVLSTTQQNKNSPASGNERSVSPFSLPNPEQQKVDSKEDYPKAVAEDEDNVDDDIHEYEYIDEDELNLIREKFL, from the exons ATGGCGATGACCCTGAATGAGTTCACGCGCTCCATGGACCCGAGATCACTGCCGAGGGTTCTACAGATCCAGTCGGGCATCTACGTCCAAG GTTCTGTGTACGAGTTGCATGGGCGAGAGTGTTGCCTCTCCAATGGAGAACTAATCAAGGTCATTGACATCAGCATAACAAGGTTCATCGCCAAGGGAGCCAATGACCTTAGGGTTGACCTTGCTTTGGACTATCCAG GTCTTTTCAAGATAGTGGCCGACAAGCAGCCATATTTCAGCGTTCGGGAAATTGCAGATTCGGTGCACGTTAGCTCTCATAGGCTGGGCCAGCCTGTCTTCTACACCTCTACTGAGCTGAAGTCTGCAGAGGGAACCATTAAAGCGGGAGAGAACTTCAGGATCACTGGCCTTGAGGCCGAGAAGGAGCCGGGACATCTGCACTGCGAGCTCACCAAGAAGGAGGCCAGACATGGCTTCACCCTCAGCCTCGCCCTGGAGGGGCAGTTTTACGAATGCGAAGACAACCAGTTCTACACTCTGAAGGAGCTGGCCGAGTGCAAGATCTTCAAAGGGAGGGAGAGGACGGTCACTCGGGCCAAGTCCTTGCCAAAACGTGAAGATGTCCTGCATGATCCACTGGAGAACTACTCCGGGGAGTTGAGTCTCACACCTGTGCACGAGATCCAGGCGGTGATGAAGT ATCGAAAGGAAGTGGTGCTCATTCCTCCGAACCTGGACGTGGAGGTGGTAGATGTCACGGAGCACCATGATGCTGCAAGTTTTGTGCAGCCCCTGACCCTGCGCGATGTTTTCGCGAAGCCTGCAGAGCTGTTTCCTGTGGTGGCCGATGTGATAGAGATGCCTTTCCACGTCCACGAGGAGCTGGACCTCCTCTGTCGCTCCAAGAAGATCGTCATCCATCGCGCCTATGAGGCCAAACGGATGCTGGCTTCGGAAATGTGCCGCGACGCTCAAAGACACTTCCTCATACCCATGTCCTACAATGGAAGGTTCAAACGGCGTCCGAGGGAGTTTCCTACTGCCTACGACCTCAAAATGGCCAGGAGCAACAGTGAGCAGCTCCATGTTGTGGCCACCAGGGCTTTCGAGTCACATTACGACAACCTGTGTTCTGTGGTCATTGGGGATCAGTACCTCAtaaagaagagcaagagcacaaATGAGCACAAGGGTGGTGATGACCACGTTTCAGAATCTTTAGCTTGCATGAAGATTGAAGGGAAGAACTACGAGTCGGTTCTGATCCCCATGTTTATAGAGGGGGGGTTCGTGGAGGTGCTGCATGACAAGAAGCAGTACACAATCACTGATGTCTGCCAGACGTTCCCTCTTCCCTTCAACGTCAAAGTCTCGGTACGAGACCTCACCTTGAAAGAGGACGTCTTGGCCGGAGCTTCAGGCCTACAGATAGAGGAGGAGATCACCGACCCCTGCTTGCTCATTTCCACCCCTGACCTGTCAAAATGTTGTGAGGTTCCAGTGAACCGGACCCACATGACTGTGCAGCTCCTTCAGAACTGGCAGAACCCTGGCATCTGCTCAGAGGCCAGCGGGCATTCGTTGGTGGAGGAGATCGGTGAGGACATTTACTACACCCTCCGGAGGTATGCTCAAGCCACCCTGCGCCCCCCACCCCGACCTCCCAAAAAGCCCAGAGAGCCTCCAAAATCCTCGGCAAAGCCAAAACCTCCTAGGCACAAAAAGCCCAACTCTAGCACCTGCCCAGAG CAGAGTCCCCATGTCACCAGTCCTAAAGAGCCGTCACTTGTCCTCAGCACGACACAGCAGAACAAAAACAGTCCAGCATCAGGAAATGAGAGGTCTGTAAGTCCCTTCAGCCTGCCTAACCCTGAGCAGCAAAAAG TGGACAGTAAGGAAGACTATCCGAAGGCTGTAGCGGAGGATGAGGACAACGTGGATGATGACATCCATGAGTATGAATACATCGATGAAGACGAGCTCAACCTCATCCGGGAGAAATTCCTGTGA